From Candidatus Synechococcus calcipolaris G9, a single genomic window includes:
- a CDS encoding IS630 family transposase, with protein sequence MPLPYSLDLRHKALRAIDQGEKKTQVCRLFNISRNTLDLWLKRRQQTGSVAPNTHYRRGPAPKVNDLDAFGTFAQEHGHLTQQQMAERWPEAISNRTIGKALKRIQFTRKKTYGYRERNEDRRQAFLTQLAHYDPAEIVYLDEAGVDNTIDYPYGYCHQSERFHALRLGHRTQRISMIAGWCDRQILAPMTFEGYCNSDLFENWVEQFLVPELNAGQLVVLDNASFHQSQRTQELIEQGASSLLFLPPYSPDLNKIEKFWARLKQYLGQTLNRFDLL encoded by the coding sequence ATGCCTTTACCCTATAGCCTCGACCTCCGTCACAAAGCCTTGCGTGCCATCGACCAAGGAGAGAAAAAAACACAGGTCTGTCGCCTGTTCAATATCAGTCGCAACACCCTTGATTTGTGGCTCAAGCGTCGTCAGCAGACCGGTAGTGTCGCCCCAAACACCCACTATCGTCGAGGTCCTGCCCCCAAAGTTAATGACTTAGATGCCTTTGGCACCTTTGCCCAAGAACACGGTCATCTCACCCAACAGCAAATGGCCGAGCGTTGGCCGGAAGCGATCAGTAATCGTACCATCGGTAAAGCCTTGAAACGCATTCAATTCACCCGTAAAAAAACTTACGGCTACCGCGAGCGCAATGAAGATCGCCGCCAAGCCTTCTTGACGCAACTGGCTCATTATGACCCAGCCGAGATTGTTTATCTCGATGAAGCTGGAGTGGACAATACCATAGACTATCCTTACGGGTATTGCCATCAGTCTGAACGCTTTCATGCTCTGAGGCTAGGACATCGCACCCAACGCATCAGTATGATTGCAGGTTGGTGTGATCGCCAAATACTAGCCCCGATGACCTTTGAGGGATATTGCAACAGTGACCTATTCGAGAACTGGGTAGAGCAGTTTTTAGTGCCTGAACTGAACGCAGGTCAACTCGTTGTCCTTGACAATGCGAGCTTTCATCAATCGCAGCGGACTCAAGAGTTAATTGAACAGGGTGCATCCAGCCTGTTATTTTTGCCGCCTTACTCCCCTGACTTGAACAAGATAGAGAAATTTTGGGCACGGTTAAAGCAGTATTTGGGTCAGACCCTGAATCGGTTTGATCTCTTGTAG
- the tadA gene encoding tRNA adenosine(34) deaminase TadA: protein MPCGSPKSKMHRATDHIHWMEQAIALATQAGQADEVPVGAIIVDAQNTIIATGENRRQRDRDPTAHAEIVALRKAGQVLGTWYLTDCRLYVTLEPCPMCAGAILQGRIHTLIYGAPDPKAGAIQTVLAIPTSPAAFHRLNVISGILETRCREQLKTWFKEHRQRRQPYQPDSPPDNPPDGLIGQ from the coding sequence ATGCCCTGTGGTTCCCCCAAGTCCAAAATGCATCGTGCCACTGATCATATCCATTGGATGGAGCAGGCGATCGCCCTGGCAACCCAAGCCGGTCAAGCCGATGAGGTTCCCGTGGGAGCCATTATCGTTGATGCCCAGAATACCATCATTGCCACAGGAGAAAACCGTCGTCAACGGGATCGGGATCCCACGGCCCATGCCGAAATAGTCGCCCTCAGAAAAGCGGGCCAGGTTTTGGGAACTTGGTATCTCACGGATTGTCGCCTCTACGTCACCCTAGAGCCCTGTCCCATGTGTGCCGGGGCCATTCTCCAGGGACGGATCCACACCTTAATCTACGGGGCCCCAGACCCGAAAGCCGGAGCGATCCAAACCGTGTTAGCAATTCCTACCAGTCCAGCAGCGTTCCATCGCCTCAACGTAATTTCTGGTATTTTAGAAACTCGCTGTCGAGAGCAACTGAAAACCTGGTTCAAAGAGCATCGACAGCGGCGGCAACCCTACCAGCCCGATTCACCCCCCGACAATCCACCTGATGGACTAATTGGGCAATAG
- the folK gene encoding 2-amino-4-hydroxy-6-hydroxymethyldihydropteridine diphosphokinase, protein MLNRQFMAQRESPSILAAISLGSNQGHSLEILGAALRCLGQTPGIQVLRCSPWYPTQAVGPPQPDYWNGCVLVSVTLGPEDLLAALRHIETQFGRQRSLHWGPRTLDLDLLLYGDRVMETPHLELPHPRLHERAFVLVPLADIFPEGWHPVLNQSIAQLVHQVDCRGVNRAGRVAAAVDAL, encoded by the coding sequence ATGCTCAACCGTCAGTTTATGGCCCAGCGGGAATCTCCCTCTATTTTGGCGGCGATCTCCCTCGGCAGTAATCAGGGTCACTCCCTAGAGATTTTAGGGGCGGCGCTTCGCTGCTTAGGGCAAACCCCAGGGATACAAGTGCTACGCTGCTCCCCTTGGTATCCCACCCAGGCCGTTGGCCCGCCCCAGCCAGACTATTGGAATGGTTGTGTTTTAGTATCTGTTACCCTTGGCCCGGAAGACCTATTAGCGGCACTCCGTCACATTGAAACTCAGTTTGGGCGACAGCGATCGCTCCATTGGGGGCCACGTACCCTTGACCTAGATCTATTGCTCTACGGCGATCGGGTGATGGAAACACCCCACCTAGAATTGCCCCATCCCCGCCTCCATGAACGGGCCTTTGTCCTAGTCCCCCTTGCGGATATTTTCCCGGAGGGGTGGCATCCGGTTCTAAATCAGTCTATTGCCCAATTAGTCCATCAGGTGGATTGTCGGGGGGTGAATCGGGCTGGTAGGGTTGCCGCCGCTGTCGATGCTCTTTGA
- the btpA gene encoding photosystem I biogenesis protein BtpA: protein MDLTQLFHTPCPVIGVVHLLPLPTSPRWGGSLKAVIDRAEQEATALASGGAQGIIIENFFDAPFTKDRVDAAVVSAMTLVIQRIKHLVTLPIGINVLRNDARSGLAIAACTGAEFIRVNVLTGVMATDQGLIEGDAYGLLRYRRELGQDIKIFADVLVKHARPLGSPNLTTAVRDTLERGLADAVILSGWATGHPPSQEDLELAKQAAKGNPVLIGSGASWDNIADLVPYADGVIVASSLKRQGQVEYAIDPIRVARFVEALHQAQKDMAQSQEKEVHSRQHGGDGLSKQNGSHPSLSYRSPTLDPSLK, encoded by the coding sequence GTGGATTTAACGCAATTATTTCATACCCCCTGCCCTGTCATTGGCGTAGTGCATCTGCTTCCCCTGCCCACATCTCCCCGTTGGGGCGGGAGTCTCAAGGCCGTCATTGATCGAGCAGAACAGGAAGCCACGGCCTTAGCGTCTGGTGGGGCCCAGGGAATTATTATTGAAAATTTTTTTGATGCCCCCTTCACCAAAGATCGGGTAGATGCGGCGGTGGTCAGTGCCATGACCCTGGTGATTCAACGGATTAAACATCTGGTCACCCTACCCATTGGCATCAATGTATTACGGAATGATGCCCGCAGTGGCCTAGCGATCGCCGCCTGTACGGGAGCCGAATTTATCCGAGTCAATGTGTTAACGGGGGTGATGGCCACGGATCAGGGCTTGATTGAAGGAGATGCCTACGGCCTACTGCGCTATCGCCGCGAATTGGGTCAAGACATTAAAATTTTTGCCGATGTCCTCGTTAAACACGCCCGTCCCCTCGGATCCCCCAATTTGACCACTGCGGTACGAGACACCCTGGAGCGAGGATTGGCCGATGCCGTCATTTTGTCAGGATGGGCCACGGGGCATCCCCCCAGCCAAGAAGACCTGGAGTTGGCCAAACAGGCCGCCAAGGGCAACCCCGTATTGATTGGCAGTGGAGCCAGTTGGGACAATATTGCAGATCTGGTTCCCTATGCCGATGGGGTGATTGTCGCCAGTTCCCTGAAGCGTCAAGGCCAGGTTGAATACGCCATTGATCCAATTCGGGTTGCCCGGTTCGTCGAAGCCCTGCACCAAGCCCAAAAGGATATGGCCCAGAGCCAAGAAAAAGAGGTGCATTCACGGCAGCATGGCGGTGACGGCCTGTCCAAACAGAATGGTTCCCATCCATCCTTGAGTTATAGATCGCCCACGTTGGACCCATCCCTGAAATAA
- a CDS encoding photosystem II manganese-stabilizing polypeptide: MKYRVLIAAVLAVCLGIFSWTSPALAAQTALTYDDIVGTGLANTCPTLDETARGPLPLDSSQSYVMTALCLQPTSYLVKEEPKNKRQKAEFVPTKLVTRETTSLDQIQGQLKINSDGSLTFIEEDGIDFQPITVQMPGGERIPFLFSVKNLVATTGPNITSVTTSTDFEGEYSVPSYRTSNFLDPKGRGLTSGYSSAVALPQANENELAQANVKRFSLSKGNISMKIAKVDGRTGEIAGTFESEQLSDDDMGAHEAHEVKIQGVFYSRIEPAV; this comes from the coding sequence ATGAAATATCGTGTTTTAATAGCGGCTGTACTGGCAGTCTGCCTGGGAATATTTTCCTGGACATCGCCTGCCCTCGCGGCCCAAACGGCTTTAACCTATGATGACATCGTGGGGACTGGCCTAGCGAATACCTGCCCAACCCTGGACGAGACGGCCCGTGGCCCCTTGCCACTTGATTCTAGCCAATCCTATGTAATGACGGCGTTATGCCTACAGCCCACCAGTTATCTGGTTAAGGAAGAACCCAAAAATAAGCGACAAAAGGCAGAATTTGTTCCCACGAAACTCGTCACCCGTGAGACCACCAGCCTGGATCAAATTCAAGGACAACTAAAAATTAATAGTGACGGCAGTCTCACCTTTATTGAAGAAGATGGGATTGACTTCCAGCCGATTACGGTGCAAATGCCGGGTGGGGAACGGATTCCTTTTCTATTCTCTGTTAAAAACTTGGTAGCAACCACGGGCCCCAATATCACGAGTGTAACCACCTCCACGGATTTTGAGGGGGAGTATAGCGTTCCCTCCTACCGCACCTCCAACTTCTTGGATCCAAAGGGCCGGGGCTTGACCTCTGGCTATAGCAGTGCGGTGGCCTTGCCCCAAGCCAATGAAAATGAACTGGCCCAGGCTAATGTGAAGCGATTTTCCTTAAGCAAGGGAAATATTTCCATGAAAATTGCTAAGGTAGATGGCCGCACCGGTGAAATTGCTGGCACCTTTGAAAGTGAACAACTCTCCGACGATGACATGGGGGCCCATGAAGCCCACGAAGTCAAAATCCAAGGGGTCTTTTACTCCCGCATTGAACCCGCTGTCTAA
- a CDS encoding dipeptide ABC transporter ATP-binding protein, with protein sequence MTATLLDIQDLRVAYPIQHGLAINWVVDRVSLSLGAGDRLGLVGESGCGKSTLGRAILRLLPPGSQVEGEIRVDQTSVLDLPPPALQKFRGETIGLVFQDPMTRLNPLMTVKQHCLDVLNAHWPKTPRSQKESKIRETLAAVKIPQERCQQYPHEFSGGMRQRVAIALALLLDPRLIIADEPTTSLDVTIAAQILTELTRLCQERQMGLLLISHDLALIGTYCDRLGVMYQGKIVETGPAQTILDQPQHPYTQSLLGAALHVDEQSQPTHPQSQTTDLRPILKLEQLQRHYTLDTNPIQQWLGGQPQVIRAVDGIDLTLRSGETLGLVGESGCGKSTLSRLILQLVRPTAGRVEFLGQDLRQLAPGPLREQRRHLQMVFQDPHACLNPRMTVGQNLREPLLIHRLATPQEAEQRVLSMLERVELVPAPDYAARYPRALSGGQRQRVAIARALITHPQLVVCDEPVSMLDAHIQTQILQLMQDLKTEFELTYLFITHDLAVARFFCDRIAVMYAGKIVEMGPTEEIYRQPQHNYTRTLLAAAPLLQRQQPRL encoded by the coding sequence ATGACGGCGACTCTGCTAGATATTCAGGATCTCAGGGTCGCTTACCCGATTCAACACGGTCTGGCCATCAATTGGGTGGTCGATCGTGTTTCTCTGTCCCTAGGGGCCGGCGATCGCCTCGGTTTAGTCGGGGAATCAGGCTGTGGTAAGTCCACCCTAGGTCGGGCCATTCTCCGGCTATTACCCCCCGGTAGTCAGGTGGAGGGGGAGATTCGGGTGGATCAAACCTCCGTCTTGGATTTGCCGCCCCCCGCATTGCAAAAATTTCGCGGTGAAACCATTGGCCTCGTCTTCCAAGACCCAATGACCCGCCTGAATCCCCTAATGACGGTTAAGCAGCATTGCTTAGATGTCCTGAATGCCCACTGGCCAAAAACGCCGCGATCGCAAAAAGAGAGCAAAATTCGCGAGACCCTGGCAGCCGTCAAAATCCCCCAGGAACGATGTCAGCAATATCCCCATGAATTTAGCGGTGGGATGCGTCAGCGGGTGGCGATCGCCCTGGCCCTGTTATTAGACCCGCGCCTAATCATTGCCGATGAACCGACGACCAGTTTAGATGTCACCATTGCCGCCCAGATTCTGACGGAGTTAACCCGCCTTTGCCAAGAGCGACAAATGGGCCTGTTGCTAATTTCCCATGACCTCGCCCTCATTGGCACCTACTGCGATCGCCTGGGGGTGATGTACCAGGGCAAAATTGTGGAAACGGGCCCGGCCCAAACCATCCTCGATCAGCCGCAACATCCCTACACCCAAAGCCTCCTTGGGGCCGCCCTCCATGTTGATGAGCAATCCCAACCCACCCACCCCCAAAGTCAAACAACGGATCTGAGACCCATCCTCAAACTAGAGCAACTTCAGCGACACTATACCCTTGATACCAACCCGATTCAGCAATGGTTAGGGGGACAACCCCAAGTCATTCGCGCCGTGGATGGGATTGATCTCACCCTGCGATCGGGGGAAACCCTCGGTCTGGTCGGGGAATCCGGTTGTGGTAAAAGTACGCTCTCCCGCTTAATTTTGCAATTAGTTCGCCCCACCGCCGGTCGGGTTGAATTTCTGGGCCAGGATCTCCGTCAATTGGCCCCTGGCCCGCTACGGGAACAACGTCGCCATCTGCAAATGGTGTTTCAGGATCCCCATGCCTGTCTCAATCCACGGATGACCGTGGGCCAAAATCTCCGGGAACCCCTACTCATTCATCGCCTGGCCACTCCCCAGGAGGCGGAGCAACGGGTTCTATCCATGTTGGAGCGGGTGGAGTTGGTTCCCGCCCCAGATTATGCGGCCCGCTATCCCAGGGCCCTATCCGGGGGACAACGGCAACGGGTGGCCATTGCCCGCGCCCTCATTACCCATCCCCAATTAGTGGTGTGTGATGAACCCGTGAGTATGCTAGATGCCCATATTCAAACCCAGATTTTGCAACTCATGCAGGACTTAAAAACCGAATTTGAGCTAACCTACCTGTTTATTACCCATGACTTAGCGGTGGCACGCTTCTTTTGCGATCGCATTGCGGTGATGTATGCCGGCAAGATTGTCGAAATGGGCCCCACCGAAGAAATTTATCGCCAACCCCAGCACAACTATACCCGCACTCTATTGGCAGCGGCTCCCTTACTACAGCGGCAGCAGCCCCGTCTTTGA
- a CDS encoding GNAT family N-acetyltransferase produces the protein MTDSVKSSSTLTFSWVKHIGDLPQSDWDALALPLKTPFLEWEWLHQLEVSGSAIPQAGWLPQHLVAWRQERGSNQKRLVAAAPLYVKGHSQGEFVFDHQWAELAHRLGLRYYPKLLGMTPFTPVEGYRFLIAEGEDEAALTLQMLQVIDQFCDRQGLSGCHFLYVDPQWRPLAEAGGYFPWLHHSYIWTNQNYRTFDDYLQGFNANQRRNIKRERKAVAKSGLEMRVHQGTEISHHLLSQMYHFYGDTCDKFGWWGSKYLTRGFFESLYGAYRDRLVLVAAYPQGETHRPYGMSFCITKGDRLYGRYWGSLQEIDCLHFEACYYQPIEWAIDQGIQVFDPGAGGRHKKRRGFPATPNHSLHRLYDPRLSQILDHHIDDINSQEQIIIAAINADLPFRQIPQTAADK, from the coding sequence ATGACCGACTCGGTTAAATCTAGCTCCACACTGACCTTTTCCTGGGTGAAGCATATTGGCGATCTGCCGCAGTCCGACTGGGATGCCCTGGCCCTACCCCTGAAAACCCCCTTTCTGGAATGGGAATGGCTCCATCAGCTAGAGGTTTCCGGGAGTGCAATTCCCCAGGCGGGTTGGCTCCCCCAGCATTTAGTGGCCTGGCGGCAGGAGCGGGGTTCAAACCAAAAACGATTGGTGGCGGCAGCCCCCCTCTACGTTAAGGGCCATAGTCAAGGGGAATTTGTCTTTGATCATCAATGGGCAGAGTTGGCCCATCGCCTCGGTCTGCGCTACTATCCCAAACTGCTGGGCATGACTCCCTTTACCCCCGTGGAAGGCTATCGCTTCTTAATTGCCGAGGGGGAAGATGAGGCGGCCCTCACCCTGCAAATGCTCCAGGTGATTGATCAATTTTGCGATCGCCAGGGACTTTCCGGTTGTCATTTTCTCTACGTGGATCCCCAATGGCGGCCCCTAGCGGAGGCGGGGGGATATTTCCCGTGGCTGCACCATAGCTATATCTGGACGAATCAAAATTACCGCACCTTTGATGACTACTTGCAAGGATTTAATGCCAATCAACGCCGCAATATTAAACGGGAACGGAAGGCTGTGGCGAAGTCGGGTCTGGAGATGCGGGTTCACCAAGGAACTGAGATTAGCCATCACCTATTGAGCCAGATGTATCACTTCTATGGGGATACCTGCGATAAATTTGGTTGGTGGGGGAGTAAATATTTAACCCGTGGTTTTTTTGAGTCCCTTTACGGAGCTTACCGCGATCGCTTGGTGTTAGTGGCAGCCTATCCCCAGGGGGAAACCCATCGTCCCTACGGCATGTCTTTTTGCATTACCAAGGGCGATCGCCTTTATGGCCGCTATTGGGGCAGTTTACAGGAAATTGATTGCCTTCATTTTGAAGCCTGTTACTATCAACCCATTGAATGGGCCATTGACCAGGGAATTCAAGTCTTTGATCCAGGGGCCGGTGGTCGTCACAAAAAACGGCGCGGATTTCCAGCTACGCCCAACCATAGTTTGCACCGCCTCTACGACCCTCGGTTAAGCCAAATTCTCGATCACCATATTGATGATATAAATAGCCAGGAACAGATCATAATTGCGGCAATCAATGCCGATTTACCCTTTCGGCAAATTCCGCAAACAGCGGCGGATAAGTAA
- the lepB gene encoding signal peptidase I translates to MSDGGLKPSESPESTPLSSPPAEHQDVWWLEILKTLGLAAILAFGIRTFIAEARYIPSGSMERTLEINDRLIIEKIGYRFNPPQRGDIIVFNPTPALMEVGFRDAFIKRVVGLPGDRVAIREGRVFINDQPLDEPYLDPATFTGIDSCAGTQPYLDRPQTIPEDSYLVLGDNRSNSYDGRCWGIVPRNYIIGRAAIRFWPNDRWGLITNELPHELRESHSPEGN, encoded by the coding sequence ATGTCTGATGGTGGTCTCAAGCCCAGTGAATCCCCGGAATCCACTCCCCTCAGTTCTCCACCGGCAGAGCACCAGGACGTATGGTGGCTGGAAATTCTCAAAACCCTGGGATTAGCTGCCATTTTAGCCTTTGGCATCCGCACCTTTATTGCAGAAGCCCGCTATATTCCCTCTGGCTCCATGGAACGTACCTTGGAAATTAACGATCGCCTGATTATTGAAAAAATTGGCTATCGCTTCAACCCTCCCCAGCGGGGGGATATTATTGTCTTTAATCCGACCCCGGCCCTGATGGAGGTGGGATTTCGAGATGCCTTTATTAAACGAGTAGTGGGATTACCCGGCGATCGGGTGGCCATTCGCGAAGGGCGGGTCTTTATTAATGATCAACCCCTAGATGAACCCTATTTAGACCCCGCCACCTTTACCGGCATTGATAGTTGCGCCGGAACCCAACCCTACCTGGATCGGCCCCAGACCATTCCTGAGGATAGCTACTTGGTGCTGGGGGATAACCGCAGTAATAGTTACGATGGTCGCTGCTGGGGAATTGTCCCCCGCAATTATATTATTGGCCGCGCCGCTATTCGATTTTGGCCCAACGATCGCTGGGGTTTGATTACCAATGAACTCCCCCATGAACTCCGTGAGTCCCATTCCCCTGAGGGCAATTAA
- a CDS encoding FAD-dependent oxidoreductase, which yields MPVSTITTIKTDVLVVGGGTGGVAAALQSAQMGAKTILVSEFPWLGGMLTSAGVAAPDGHELRAWQTGLWGEFLRALERAQPGGLDHSWVSFFSYDPAVGAQIFADWVHNETHLQWIPGQIPRQVLRQGDRIGGVVFDEIQIQAQITLDGTELGDLLALADIPHRWGWEWQSAFQEPSAPIGPNHITQTYPVQAPTWVVILQDYNSQNGGSQEVAPEIPPSPLWDEQKFKGAWDAYGPEQFMNYGRLPGDRFMINWPHQGNDYGQDLDRLVESPQKRREFFQEARWHSQDFARYIQIQLGQTQLGRRYGLATGVFPTGSGDIGGGAFALHPYFRESRRLIGVTTLTEWDILPQETGRIAPLPRDEMGQYTGVAIANYANDHHYPGFDFKLAPKSIRWGGRWTGTPFVIPHTCLIPAGIEGFLVCDKNISVSHIANGATRLQPAVLGIGQAAGLLAAIAVLNNQSVHDVPVQALQRQLIQTCQQTIFPFFNLTPSHPQWRSQQEFYLNGFANLEIPLSGDIPLQEADEPPADPCLGEFSGRFCRKATQDYYLETGNLETEKQPWQLVTLRPDVDIELSTLRDGRMITLKGIANPSGNWIRVELILKK from the coding sequence TTGCCGGTTTCAACGATCACCACCATTAAAACCGATGTCCTCGTTGTTGGTGGCGGTACTGGGGGTGTGGCCGCAGCCCTACAGTCGGCCCAAATGGGGGCTAAAACCATCCTGGTGAGTGAATTTCCCTGGTTGGGGGGGATGCTAACCAGTGCCGGGGTCGCCGCTCCCGATGGCCATGAATTACGGGCCTGGCAAACGGGCCTGTGGGGGGAATTTTTACGGGCCCTAGAACGGGCCCAACCTGGGGGACTGGATCATTCCTGGGTGAGTTTTTTTAGTTATGATCCTGCTGTTGGTGCCCAAATCTTTGCCGACTGGGTACACAATGAGACCCATTTGCAATGGATCCCTGGCCAGATTCCCCGGCAGGTACTACGCCAGGGAGATCGCATTGGGGGGGTTGTCTTTGATGAGATTCAGATCCAAGCCCAGATTACCCTAGATGGCACGGAACTAGGGGATCTCCTAGCCTTGGCGGATATTCCCCATCGTTGGGGCTGGGAATGGCAATCAGCATTTCAGGAACCCAGTGCCCCCATTGGCCCCAATCACATCACCCAAACCTATCCCGTCCAGGCCCCCACCTGGGTGGTGATTCTCCAAGACTATAATTCCCAAAATGGGGGTTCTCAGGAAGTGGCACCGGAAATTCCACCGTCGCCCCTGTGGGATGAACAAAAATTTAAGGGGGCTTGGGATGCCTATGGCCCAGAACAGTTTATGAACTATGGTCGCTTGCCCGGCGATCGCTTTATGATCAATTGGCCCCACCAAGGCAATGACTACGGCCAGGATTTAGATCGCCTCGTGGAATCCCCGCAAAAACGTCGGGAATTTTTCCAAGAAGCCCGTTGGCATAGTCAGGATTTTGCCCGCTACATTCAAATCCAATTGGGGCAAACTCAACTGGGGCGACGCTATGGCTTGGCCACTGGGGTGTTTCCAACTGGCTCTGGGGATATTGGCGGCGGTGCCTTTGCCCTCCATCCCTATTTTCGGGAAAGTCGGCGGCTTATTGGTGTGACCACCCTGACGGAGTGGGATATTTTGCCCCAGGAGACGGGCCGCATTGCCCCCCTACCCAGGGATGAGATGGGTCAATACACGGGTGTGGCGATCGCCAACTACGCCAACGACCATCACTATCCAGGGTTTGATTTTAAGCTGGCCCCTAAATCCATTCGTTGGGGGGGACGCTGGACGGGAACCCCCTTTGTGATTCCCCATACCTGTTTAATTCCCGCCGGAATTGAAGGGTTTCTGGTGTGCGACAAAAATATTTCCGTATCCCACATTGCCAATGGAGCCACACGGCTGCAACCGGCGGTCTTAGGGATTGGCCAGGCTGCCGGCCTCTTGGCCGCAATAGCGGTGTTAAACAACCAGTCCGTCCATGACGTGCCAGTGCAGGCCCTGCAACGCCAACTAATCCAAACTTGCCAACAAACCATTTTTCCCTTTTTCAATCTCACCCCCAGTCATCCCCAGTGGCGATCGCAGCAGGAATTTTATCTGAATGGGTTTGCAAACCTAGAGATTCCCCTTTCCGGCGATATTCCCCTCCAGGAAGCGGATGAACCACCAGCCGATCCTTGCCTAGGTGAATTTTCCGGTCGATTTTGCCGCAAAGCGACCCAGGACTATTACCTGGAAACTGGGAACCTAGAAACAGAGAAACAACCATGGCAACTTGTTACTCTGCGACCGGATGTGGATATTGAGTTAAGTACCCTGAGAGATGGCAGGATGATCACCCTAAAGGGCATTGCCAATCCCTCAGGAAACTGGATCCGGGTTGAATTAATTTTGAAAAAATAA
- a CDS encoding metallothionein has translation MATVTQMKCACPDCLCIVTISEAVMVEGKAYCSEACGKGHPNKESCGHQGCGCC, from the coding sequence ATGGCCACCGTAACGCAAATGAAATGTGCCTGTCCCGATTGTCTCTGCATTGTCACGATCTCAGAGGCGGTGATGGTAGAGGGCAAAGCCTACTGTTCTGAAGCCTGTGGGAAAGGGCATCCCAACAAAGAATCCTGTGGTCATCAAGGTTGTGGCTGCTGCTAA
- a CDS encoding ArsR/SmtB family transcription factor: MSISKPVPSSPPSPENLDNDLKHPLNPDVGLGLGANVLPTEKAQRMAEFFGLLADPNRLRILSVLARNELCVGDLAIALGMSESAVSHQLRTLKSLRLVNYRRQGRHIFYQLLDHHVLALYQSVAEHLDEIEE, from the coding sequence ATGTCAATATCCAAACCTGTGCCCTCGTCACCCCCATCTCCTGAAAATCTTGATAATGATCTGAAGCACCCCCTAAATCCAGATGTCGGCCTGGGTCTTGGGGCTAATGTGTTACCCACAGAGAAAGCCCAGCGGATGGCTGAATTTTTTGGACTTTTAGCGGATCCCAATCGACTCCGCATTCTTTCGGTTTTGGCCCGCAATGAATTATGTGTGGGGGACTTAGCGATCGCCCTGGGTATGAGTGAGTCAGCGGTATCCCACCAACTCCGCACCCTGAAAAGTTTGCGCCTAGTAAATTACCGTCGCCAGGGCCGTCATATTTTCTATCAACTCCTAGACCACCACGTTCTCGCCCTCTACCAATCCGTAGCGGAACACCTAGATGAAATTGAGGAGTAG